TCTTGAGTGCACTCTCCATTAATAGTTCATCAATAGCTTCATCCAGACTACAGCTAATATTCACTTTCTTGCCAATTAACCCACCAATGTCAATTAGCTTTCTGATATTAGATTTTGGCTCCTTCATCACTCACACCTGTGTTGATTTGCATTAGGGATATTAGAAACCGGCCATTTTCCCCATTCAAGGACTTTGTCAAAAAAGTTTTTACACAGCAAAAACAGACATTTATTTTTTAAAATTTGAAATACTTCACAACCCCCCCGGAATATAGATTGATGTAGATCAAACAAAAAAAACTCCAAAAACACCTATAAAAGCACCAGAAAGCTCATAAAAACAGGGTAATTCTCATAAAGAAGAGCATCCTGAGTGAGTTAAGGTCATCAATGCCGAGATTATTTCTAATCTTTACAAGCTCATCGTATATATCGCGACGGTAAACACCATAACGTCTCGCAATGGATGACCTTTTAGGATAAAAGGAAAACGCAGCCAAAACATTAATCTGTTGTAATGTTAACTCCGGGAATGCCTTTTCGAAATTAACAAATTTGTTTATAACCACGAAGTAAAGTTCGAAATCGCTTTCTGCGCCAGTTTTTTTCTTGCAACTTTTTAAATGTTTGATGATGGCATCAGGGTTACGATTCTGATAATCAGCAACCATCTGAACATTCATCATCTGACAGTATAAAACTAAAGTTTCAAACTCTTT
This DNA window, taken from Citrobacter farmeri, encodes the following:
- a CDS encoding TraY domain-containing protein; translated protein: MKEPKSNIRKLIDIGGLIGKKVNISCSLDEAIDELLMESALKSGRSKKREAELRLEDHLRRFSLVPAEEQYIEKKVD
- a CDS encoding helix-turn-helix domain-containing protein; the protein is MPVVDPVHFMYERNHFPSLTDKEFETLVLYCQMMNVQMVADYQNRNPDAIIKHLKSCKKKTGAESDFELYFVVINKFVNFEKAFPELTLQQINVLAAFSFYPKRSSIARRYGVYRRDIYDELVKIRNNLGIDDLNSLRMLFFMRITLFL